In Clostridium sp., one DNA window encodes the following:
- a CDS encoding sigma-70 family RNA polymerase sigma factor: protein MKDRIKLEKLVESAKNGDRRALEEICRSFEGFIVKKARTIYIRGYEMEDLIQEGYRSVITAVNRYDVGKNSFTAYVTNSIVKNFYSLMRKNLGKPFSCSLNSVNDGGCELMDTLVSGENIEEDFVTRENESELASSMDKLSRDEKDIIFWYYLEEKSLGEYAESRNVSYRTAVYRKKIALDKLKKIFLKN, encoded by the coding sequence ATGAAGGATAGAATCAAGCTTGAAAAACTTGTTGAAAGTGCAAAAAATGGTGACAGACGGGCGCTGGAGGAAATTTGCAGGAGCTTTGAGGGATTTATAGTGAAAAAGGCGAGAACAATATATATAAGGGGTTATGAAATGGAGGATCTCATCCAGGAGGGCTACAGGTCTGTTATCACAGCCGTGAACAGGTATGATGTGGGGAAAAATTCGTTTACCGCCTATGTTACAAACTCTATAGTAAAAAATTTTTACAGTCTAATGAGGAAGAATCTTGGAAAGCCCTTCAGCTGCAGCCTGAACAGTGTGAATGACGGGGGCTGTGAACTCATGGATACCCTGGTTTCCGGTGAGAATATCGAGGAGGATTTTGTGACCAGAGAAAATGAATCTGAACTTGCAAGTAGCATGGACAAGCTGTCCCGGGATGAAAAGGATATTATTTTCTGGTATTATCTTGAGGAGAAGTCCCTGGGAGAATATGCGGAGTCAAGGAATGTAAGCTATAGAACTGCCGTATACAGGAAGAAAATTGCACTGGACAAATTGAAAAAGATTTTCCTAAAAAATTAG
- a CDS encoding sigma-70 family RNA polymerase sigma factor: MENVDTDLREFVEGILRGEDACISRLQLCFTGAMRRMYNDYIGVEFGNSDEDDIMSISLKNLVSSMTAFRGNSWKQFRSYGYRVVKNTVLNYSRYLRRRKGKLGALPSDSEMEAGAFYHQYNRSESLEDRVVNSMMYDYLIEKTGLSRGEMEYNSIIQHYGSVEEYLRENEGNANALNQTGYRLRNKLKKKLLEFDLEFLR; encoded by the coding sequence ATGGAAAACGTTGACACCGATTTAAGAGAATTTGTAGAGGGGATTTTAAGGGGGGAGGACGCATGTATATCAAGGCTTCAGCTCTGTTTTACAGGTGCCATGAGAAGAATGTACAATGACTATATTGGAGTTGAGTTCGGCAATTCGGACGAGGATGATATCATGAGTATTTCACTGAAGAATCTTGTAAGTTCCATGACCGCCTTCAGGGGGAACAGCTGGAAACAGTTCAGAAGCTACGGTTACAGGGTTGTGAAGAACACGGTATTGAATTACAGCAGGTATCTGAGGAGGAGAAAGGGGAAGCTTGGTGCTCTGCCCTCCGACAGTGAAATGGAAGCAGGTGCTTTCTACCATCAGTACAATAGATCCGAATCCCTTGAGGACAGAGTGGTAAACAGCATGATGTACGACTACCTTATTGAAAAGACTGGTTTGTCCAGAGGTGAGATGGAATACAACAGCATAATCCAGCACTACGGCAGTGTCGAAGAGTATCTCAGGGAAAATGAGGGAAATGCAAATGCACTTAATCAGACGGGCTACAGGTTGCGAAACAAGCTGAAGAAAAAGCTGCTGGAATTCGACCTGGAATTTCTGAGATAA
- the rfbC gene encoding dTDP-4-dehydrorhamnose 3,5-epimerase: MGKFEFKCTDIDGVYIIETGIFGDNRGYFMETYNYNEFREAGLDMKFVQDNQSKSRKGVLRGLHFQKKHSQGKLVRVVKGEVFDVAVDLRRGSSTYGKWIGVILSEENRKQFYIPQGFAHGFLVLSDEAEFCYKCTDFYHPEDEGGLIWNDPDVGIKWPLDGIGIENIIFSDKDKLWPRLKELQL; the protein is encoded by the coding sequence ATGGGGAAGTTTGAATTTAAATGTACGGATATAGATGGAGTATACATAATAGAAACGGGTATCTTCGGGGACAACAGGGGATATTTCATGGAGACATATAATTACAATGAATTCAGGGAAGCTGGACTTGACATGAAATTTGTACAGGATAACCAGTCTAAGTCCAGAAAGGGCGTTTTAAGAGGACTGCATTTTCAGAAAAAACATTCTCAGGGAAAGCTTGTTAGAGTTGTCAAGGGTGAAGTGTTTGATGTGGCAGTGGATTTGAGAAGAGGTTCCTCGACTTATGGAAAATGGATTGGAGTTATTCTGTCAGAAGAGAACAGAAAACAGTTCTATATTCCACAGGGCTTTGCACATGGATTTCTTGTACTTTCAGATGAGGCGGAATTTTGCTACAAATGTACGGATTTCTATCATCCGGAAGACGAGGGCGGACTTATCTGGAATGATCCCGATGTAGGAATAAAATGGCCTCTTGATGGGATAGGAATTGAAAATATCATCTTTTCCGATAAAGACAAGTTGTGGCCGAGATTGAAGGAACTGCAATTATGA
- the rfbD gene encoding dTDP-4-dehydrorhamnose reductase produces the protein MKILVTGAKGQLASEISSVLKKGKTDIGYIDKLYSNAEVKYLGRNELDIARFSDVLNCVEDFRPDVIINCAAYTNVDGCEENFDSAFKVNSIGPRNLARSASITGARLIHVSTDYVFDGKGSVPFREYDVPKPMSVYGRTKLLGEQYIRENCRKYFIVRTSWLYGVYGKNFVYTILKAAREKGHLDVVDDQRGNPTNAEDLAYHILKIALTNEYGIYHCTGKGECSWYDFAGKIVDYAGIDCSVSPITSDKLERAAKRPEYSSLDNMMLRCTIGDDMRPWKDALKSFIEKI, from the coding sequence ATGAAAATTCTTGTTACAGGGGCAAAGGGACAGCTTGCCTCGGAGATTTCTTCAGTTCTGAAAAAGGGTAAAACTGATATAGGTTACATCGATAAGTTGTATTCAAATGCAGAAGTTAAGTACTTGGGAAGGAATGAACTTGACATAGCAAGGTTTAGTGATGTACTTAACTGTGTGGAGGATTTCAGACCCGATGTCATCATAAATTGTGCGGCATACACGAATGTTGATGGATGTGAAGAGAACTTTGACAGTGCTTTTAAGGTAAATTCCATAGGACCGAGAAATCTGGCCCGTTCAGCTTCAATTACAGGGGCAAGATTGATACATGTTTCTACGGATTACGTCTTCGATGGAAAGGGAAGTGTGCCTTTCAGGGAGTATGATGTGCCTAAGCCGATGAGCGTGTACGGAAGGACAAAGCTGCTTGGAGAACAGTACATAAGGGAAAATTGCAGAAAGTATTTTATAGTGAGGACTTCCTGGCTCTATGGCGTGTACGGGAAAAATTTTGTCTATACCATACTCAAGGCGGCAAGGGAAAAAGGACACCTTGATGTAGTTGATGACCAGAGGGGAAATCCGACAAATGCGGAGGATCTAGCTTATCATATTCTGAAAATTGCTCTTACAAATGAGTATGGAATATATCACTGTACGGGGAAAGGGGAATGCAGCTGGTATGATTTTGCGGGTAAAATTGTGGATTATGCAGGTATAGACTGCAGTGTATCTCCAATTACCTCAGACAAGCTTGAGAGAGCTGCAAAGAGGCCGGAGTATTCATCTCTCGACAATATGATGCTAAGGTGTACAATAGGCGATGACATGAGACCATGGAAGGATGCATTGAAGTCCTTTATAGAAAAAATATGA
- a CDS encoding sugar O-acetyltransferase, translating into MDSEKSKFLAGEPYQIRDPELMADIFRARGLVRKLNNLTDEQQKEKQAILRQLFKRVGKNMDIQPFFHCDFGYNISIGDNFLCNYDCAMLDVAPITIGDNCLFAPHVQIYAAEHPLDVERRTAMIGLGRPVTVGDNAWIGGGSILVPGVTLGNNVVVGAGSVVTKSFPDNVLIAGNPAQVIRHL; encoded by the coding sequence ATGGATTCTGAAAAAAGCAAATTTTTGGCCGGAGAGCCTTACCAAATACGTGATCCGGAATTGATGGCCGATATATTCCGGGCAAGAGGACTTGTTCGAAAGCTGAATAATCTGACGGACGAACAGCAGAAAGAAAAACAGGCTATTCTTCGCCAGCTTTTTAAGCGGGTTGGAAAGAATATGGATATTCAGCCTTTTTTCCACTGTGATTTCGGCTATAATATTTCCATCGGAGATAATTTTCTTTGCAATTATGATTGTGCAATGCTTGATGTAGCACCCATTACCATTGGTGATAATTGTCTGTTTGCACCTCATGTCCAGATATATGCAGCTGAACATCCTCTGGACGTTGAAAGGCGTACGGCAATGATAGGACTTGGCAGGCCGGTTACCGTCGGTGATAATGCCTGGATAGGCGGCGGATCGATTCTGGTACCTGGAGTTACCCTTGGCAATAATGTAGTGGTAGGTGCAGGCTCCGTGGTGACAAAATCCTTTCCCGACAATGTGTTGATTGCAGGTAATCCGGCACAGGTTATTCGACACCTGTAA
- the rfbA gene encoding glucose-1-phosphate thymidylyltransferase RfbA, which yields MRKGIILAGGSGTRLYPMTKVISKQIVPVYDKPMIYYPLSVLMLAGIREILIISTPRDIDTFKELFGDGSQLGLDFTYEIQYKPGGLAEAFIVGEKFIGNDDAALVLGDNVFYGYGFTQRLEVASGRKDCSTIFGYHVSNPKDFGVVEFDSEFNVVSIEEKPSSPKSNYAVPGLYFYDNDVVDIAKNIKPSGRGELEITDVNNEYLRQGRLKVELFGRGMAWLDTGTPRGLLNAANFVEAVQTRQGLYVACIEEIAYRKGYIDDNQLVKLAEPLKKVDYGKYILSLMDRVRS from the coding sequence ATGAGAAAGGGAATTATACTTGCAGGCGGTTCAGGGACAAGACTCTACCCTATGACAAAGGTCATATCAAAGCAGATAGTACCTGTATATGACAAGCCTATGATCTACTATCCCCTGTCCGTACTCATGCTTGCAGGAATAAGGGAGATACTTATAATATCAACTCCCAGGGACATAGATACCTTCAAGGAGCTTTTCGGAGACGGCAGCCAGCTCGGCCTTGATTTTACATATGAAATTCAATATAAACCCGGCGGACTTGCAGAGGCCTTTATAGTAGGTGAAAAATTTATCGGAAATGATGATGCAGCCCTTGTTCTTGGGGATAATGTATTTTACGGCTATGGTTTTACTCAGAGGCTTGAAGTGGCTTCAGGCAGAAAGGACTGTTCCACTATTTTTGGGTATCATGTAAGCAATCCGAAAGATTTCGGGGTAGTTGAATTCGACAGTGAATTCAATGTTGTATCCATAGAGGAGAAGCCATCCAGTCCTAAATCGAACTATGCAGTTCCCGGACTGTACTTTTATGACAATGACGTTGTTGACATCGCAAAGAACATAAAGCCTTCAGGGAGAGGCGAACTTGAAATTACGGATGTGAACAACGAATACCTGAGACAGGGAAGGCTTAAAGTGGAGCTGTTCGGAAGGGGAATGGCCTGGCTCGATACGGGAACACCCCGTGGGTTGTTGAATGCTGCAAATTTTGTTGAGGCGGTTCAGACGAGACAGGGACTGTATGTTGCCTGCATCGAGGAGATTGCATATAGAAAAGGATACATAGATGACAACCAGCTTGTAAAGCTGGCAGAACCCCTGAAGAAGGTGGACTACGGAAAATATATCTTGAGTCTCATGGACAGAGTCAGATCCTGA
- the rfbB gene encoding dTDP-glucose 4,6-dehydratase has protein sequence MKTYLVTGGAGFIGSNFIHYILKKYRDIKIINYDKLTYAGNLENLESVADNPNYTFVQGDICDRDKLNAVFEKYDIDYVVNFAAESHVDRSIKNPEIFVTTNVLGTVTLLNTAKHFWAEGEGFKKGKRYLQVSTDEVYGSLESEGYFTETTPLDSHSPYSSSKASADLMVKAYYDTYRMPVNITRCSNNYGPYQFPEKLIPLVINNCLDKRDIPVYGDGMNIRDWLYVEDHCRAIDMVVDSGRTGQVYNIGGHNERTNVHIVKTIISYIHDNVDSAVGEDLVKYVEDRKGHDRRYGIDPKKIKNELGWYPETVFETGIVKTIKWYLKNRDWMENVTSGQYQNYYKKMYL, from the coding sequence ATGAAAACCTATTTAGTAACAGGAGGAGCAGGATTTATAGGTTCCAACTTCATTCATTATATATTAAAAAAGTATAGAGACATAAAGATAATAAACTATGACAAGCTTACCTATGCTGGAAATCTGGAAAATCTTGAATCTGTAGCTGACAATCCAAATTATACGTTTGTCCAAGGTGATATATGTGACAGGGATAAATTGAATGCTGTGTTTGAAAAATATGACATAGACTATGTGGTGAACTTTGCAGCGGAATCTCATGTGGACAGGAGCATAAAAAATCCTGAAATATTTGTAACAACTAATGTGCTTGGGACTGTAACTCTTCTGAATACGGCAAAGCATTTTTGGGCTGAAGGAGAAGGTTTCAAGAAAGGTAAAAGGTACCTTCAGGTTTCTACGGATGAAGTTTATGGATCACTTGAAAGTGAGGGATATTTTACAGAGACAACTCCTCTCGATTCCCACAGTCCATACTCTTCAAGCAAGGCATCTGCGGATCTTATGGTAAAAGCTTATTACGATACCTACAGGATGCCTGTGAATATCACTAGGTGTTCCAACAACTACGGGCCTTATCAATTCCCCGAGAAATTGATACCTCTCGTTATAAACAACTGCCTCGATAAAAGGGATATTCCGGTATACGGTGATGGAATGAACATAAGGGACTGGCTTTATGTTGAAGATCACTGCAGGGCAATAGATATGGTTGTGGACAGTGGCAGGACAGGTCAGGTGTATAATATCGGCGGACACAACGAGAGGACGAATGTACATATAGTGAAGACTATAATTTCATATATACATGACAATGTGGATTCAGCAGTAGGTGAAGACCTTGTAAAATATGTGGAGGACAGGAAAGGGCATGACAGGAGATATGGAATAGACCCCAAAAAAATAAAAAATGAACTTGGCTGGTATCCCGAGACCGTATTTGAAACTGGAATAGTAAAGACAATAAAATGGTATCTGAAGAACAGGGATTGGATGGAAAATGTCACCTCCGGCCAGTACCAGAACTATTACAAAAAAATGTACTTGTAA
- a CDS encoding lipopolysaccharide biosynthesis protein yields the protein MSKEGTLVKNTIIYAIGNFGSKVLSFILLPFYTYYLSTNDYGYFDLITTTVALLTPIVTFQIYDGLYRYLLESKDDAESAHVISNSFFMITRNLMVFSIIYIIFIQFKSFKYEYLILLQIDFSILSVLWSQIARGFRKNVDYSVSGIISTVVILVSNILFITIMHMKVGSLIVSNILSSIIIIIYLDGKLKIHNYIKLKLNNNIIKRKLIVFSIPLIPNVISWWLMNVSDRYFLTFYKGVEANGIYAISNKFPSILIMLNTIFNLAWQESAITEYGSKDRNVFYTRMFNVLMTFQFTAVIGLLAFTKFIMHLMVNVKFESAWMFVPFLYIGTIFNSFSLFYGTGYLSSKDTIGAFYTSVIGGVINVIINIALIPVIGIQGASFSTMIAFLVMWLTRLWQTRKYFRIDIDLKRLIILSIISVLFIFTYYSNNKIVEIVIMILSVIIFVVFNKSLISKAFEFAKNKIRK from the coding sequence ATGAGTAAAGAAGGAACTTTAGTTAAGAATACAATTATATATGCAATAGGTAATTTTGGATCAAAAGTTTTATCCTTTATATTACTACCATTCTATACATATTATTTATCCACTAATGACTATGGATATTTTGACCTAATAACTACTACAGTTGCATTATTGACTCCAATTGTAACATTTCAAATCTATGATGGATTATATAGATATTTACTAGAATCCAAAGATGATGCTGAATCTGCCCATGTTATCTCGAATTCATTTTTTATGATAACAAGAAATCTGATGGTATTTAGCATAATATACATTATATTTATTCAATTTAAAAGTTTTAAATATGAATATCTAATTTTATTACAAATTGATTTTAGTATACTATCTGTATTATGGTCACAGATTGCAAGAGGATTTCGAAAAAATGTAGATTATTCTGTATCTGGAATAATATCTACTGTTGTTATATTAGTATCTAATATATTATTTATTACTATAATGCATATGAAAGTAGGTTCGCTTATAGTATCAAATATTTTATCTTCTATAATTATAATAATTTACTTGGATGGAAAATTAAAAATTCATAATTATATAAAACTTAAATTAAATAATAATATAATAAAAAGGAAGTTAATTGTTTTTTCTATACCATTAATACCAAATGTAATTAGCTGGTGGCTAATGAATGTATCTGATAGATATTTTTTAACTTTTTATAAGGGAGTGGAAGCTAATGGAATTTATGCTATTTCAAATAAATTTCCATCTATATTAATTATGTTAAATACTATATTTAATTTGGCTTGGCAGGAAAGTGCTATAACAGAATATGGTTCCAAAGATAGAAATGTATTTTATACAAGGATGTTTAATGTATTAATGACTTTTCAATTTACAGCAGTAATTGGATTGTTAGCTTTTACAAAATTCATTATGCATCTTATGGTTAATGTTAAATTTGAGTCCGCATGGATGTTTGTACCATTTTTATATATAGGTACAATATTCAATTCATTTTCTTTATTTTATGGGACAGGTTATCTAAGTTCAAAGGATACCATAGGAGCATTTTATACTTCTGTAATTGGAGGAGTTATAAATGTAATAATTAATATAGCTTTAATACCTGTTATTGGAATACAAGGTGCATCGTTTTCTACAATGATCGCGTTCCTAGTAATGTGGCTTACTAGGTTGTGGCAAACTAGAAAATACTTTAGGATAGATATTGATTTAAAGAGATTGATAATTTTATCTATAATTTCTGTTTTATTTATTTTTACATATTATAGTAATAATAAAATTGTAGAGATAGTAATTATGATTTTATCTGTAATAATATTTGTTGTGTTCAATAAAAGTTTAATTAGTAAAGCATTTGAATTTGCTAAGAATAAGATTAGAAAATAG
- a CDS encoding Coenzyme F420 hydrogenase/dehydrogenase, beta subunit C-terminal domain, which translates to MINIINKKDCCGCYACNNICPKSCISMIEDDEGFYYPNVDMDKCINCRLCEKVCPFNNDLPKKQFSSIAYACKNINENIRLESSSGGIFSVLCKYAVLNKGVVFGAAFNEDFKVIHTYTETLEDCNKFYGSKYVQSSIMDSYKQAKEFLDNNRVVLFSGTQCQIKGLNTFLQKKYLNLITVDVVCHGVPSPLVFKKYIDYLARVNNSKVKLVKFRDKKYGWHKYSHVTEFKNGKIYSRTVDKDIFMQGFLKDLYLRPSCYECKAKNYKSNSEFSLADYWGIEKICPDFDDDKGVSLVILNNEKSLQIFSEILSDMEVTRSNLDYATKYNQSIIKSVNYNKNRKKYFKVIHNMDVEKAIIKYTKVNFASRVKRKIVRVINSSNKNK; encoded by the coding sequence ATGATAAACATAATTAATAAAAAAGATTGTTGTGGATGTTATGCTTGTAATAATATATGTCCTAAGAGTTGTATATCAATGATTGAAGATGATGAAGGTTTTTATTATCCTAATGTAGATATGGACAAGTGTATTAATTGTAGATTATGTGAGAAAGTATGTCCTTTTAATAATGATTTACCAAAAAAACAATTTTCAAGTATTGCATATGCTTGTAAGAATATAAATGAAAATATACGATTGGAAAGTTCTTCTGGAGGAATATTTAGTGTACTGTGTAAATATGCTGTTTTAAATAAAGGTGTTGTATTTGGAGCAGCTTTTAATGAAGATTTTAAGGTAATACATACTTATACAGAAACTTTAGAGGATTGTAACAAATTTTATGGCTCTAAATACGTTCAGAGTAGTATAATGGATAGCTATAAACAAGCAAAAGAATTTTTGGATAATAATAGAGTAGTGCTTTTTAGTGGAACTCAATGTCAGATAAAAGGATTAAATACGTTTTTACAAAAAAAATATTTAAACTTAATAACAGTTGATGTAGTATGTCATGGAGTACCTAGTCCACTTGTATTTAAGAAGTATATAGATTATTTGGCACGAGTTAACAATTCAAAAGTCAAGTTAGTAAAATTTAGAGATAAAAAATATGGATGGCATAAATATAGCCATGTAACTGAATTTAAAAATGGTAAAATTTATTCTAGAACTGTAGATAAAGATATCTTTATGCAGGGGTTTTTAAAAGATCTATATTTAAGACCGTCTTGTTATGAGTGCAAAGCCAAAAATTATAAGAGTAATAGTGAGTTTTCTTTAGCTGACTATTGGGGAATTGAAAAAATATGCCCTGATTTTGATGATGACAAAGGGGTTTCTTTAGTAATTTTAAATAATGAAAAAAGTTTACAAATTTTTAGTGAAATTTTATCCGATATGGAAGTAACAAGAAGCAATTTAGATTATGCAACTAAATATAATCAATCTATAATTAAATCAGTAAATTATAATAAAAATAGAAAGAAATATTTTAAAGTTATTCACAATATGGATGTAGAGAAAGCGATAATAAAATATACTAAGGTAAATTTTGCCAGTAGGGTAAAAAGAAAGATTGTTCGGGTAATAAATTCAAGCAATAAAAATAAATAG
- a CDS encoding polysaccharide pyruvyl transferase family protein: protein MKKVGIITITHGTNYGNRLQNFATQKVMEDLGFNAETIYNFYGNLSNKELIYRKFKKVIKYIFLSYLNLINKFISIKNKKWYKLYAKLKRNQTFTKFNSKYIKFSKFQTSGTKIPLELNSNYDYFVCGSDQIWNPYHSQSANLYFLTFTDYGKSIAFSPSLGVNDFPNKMKQSYIKWLSQIKYLSVREKAGADIINQLTGRNVEVLVDPTLLLDKNEWLEISRKALCKPKNKYILVYFLGNKEKNYINRIKNIAQKNNMGIFNLLDINDVEKYSIDPSEFIDLIKDASLVCTDSFHGTVFSIIMKVPFIVFERKSKEVSMNSRIETLLSLFNLNSRLDKNVTSDKQIFNVNYENVDSILKIEKLKSIQYLKDAIM from the coding sequence ATGAAAAAAGTTGGTATTATTACTATAACACATGGAACTAATTATGGGAATCGTCTGCAAAATTTTGCAACTCAGAAGGTTATGGAAGATTTAGGATTTAATGCGGAAACTATATATAATTTTTATGGAAACTTATCAAATAAAGAATTAATTTATAGAAAATTTAAGAAAGTAATAAAATATATATTTTTAAGTTATCTTAATTTAATTAATAAATTTATTAGTATAAAAAATAAAAAGTGGTATAAATTATATGCAAAGTTAAAGAGAAATCAAACATTTACTAAATTTAATTCTAAATACATTAAATTTAGTAAATTTCAAACATCAGGTACTAAAATACCGTTAGAATTAAATTCTAATTATGATTATTTTGTATGTGGAAGTGATCAAATATGGAATCCATATCATTCACAATCAGCTAATCTATATTTTTTGACATTTACTGATTATGGAAAGAGTATTGCATTTTCTCCAAGTTTAGGAGTTAATGATTTTCCAAATAAAATGAAACAATCATATATTAAATGGCTTAGTCAAATTAAATATTTATCAGTTAGAGAAAAGGCTGGAGCTGATATTATAAACCAATTAACGGGAAGAAATGTAGAAGTATTAGTTGATCCAACATTACTATTGGATAAAAATGAATGGTTGGAAATTTCACGTAAGGCATTATGTAAGCCAAAAAATAAATATATCCTAGTATATTTTTTAGGTAATAAAGAAAAAAATTATATTAATAGAATAAAAAATATTGCCCAAAAAAATAATATGGGAATTTTTAATTTGCTTGATATTAATGATGTTGAGAAGTATTCAATTGATCCAAGTGAATTTATTGATTTAATCAAGGATGCTTCGTTGGTATGTACTGATTCATTTCATGGTACTGTTTTTTCTATAATAATGAAAGTACCTTTCATAGTTTTTGAGAGAAAAAGCAAAGAAGTTTCTATGAATTCTAGGATAGAAACATTACTTTCATTATTTAATTTAAATTCCAGATTGGATAAAAATGTAACTTCCGATAAACAAATATTTAATGTTAATTATGAAAATGTTGATTCTATATTAAAAATAGAAAAATTAAAGTCAATACAATATTTAAAAGATGCTATAATGTAG
- a CDS encoding glycosyltransferase family 4 protein, translated as MKINFIIPFTGKTGGIKIIFEYANRLSECGHDIVIYVPMRAYRFNNKGIIGKLKTIKSSIGNTFKRGTKVDWFRLNVPVKLVPKINNKYIRDADVVIATAWPTAYDIYNLDDMKGKKYYFIQHYEIWSGKKEEVDNTYKLPLKQIVIAQWLKDLMKNKFKKSNVDIAYNGIDFNEFYNNRKNFNNNIISMMYSRQDWKGYKEGLKAFEGIRDRYPNLKLILFGMEKGDDIPDYADFYLNPSKEELRQIYSASDIFIFPSKFEGWGLTPLEAMACKCAVVGTRVGCFDEIGIHSQNVMLSEPNDTDTMEYNIQQLLDDKQLLRNISEAGYKSVLKFDWNKSVENFEKILRR; from the coding sequence TTGAAAATAAATTTTATAATTCCTTTTACAGGTAAAACAGGAGGAATAAAAATAATATTTGAATATGCCAACAGATTAAGTGAATGTGGACATGATATTGTTATTTATGTTCCCATGAGAGCTTATAGGTTTAATAATAAGGGCATTATAGGCAAACTTAAAACTATAAAATCAAGTATTGGAAATACTTTCAAAAGGGGCACCAAGGTGGATTGGTTCAGATTAAATGTACCTGTAAAACTTGTTCCTAAAATAAATAATAAATATATAAGAGATGCTGATGTTGTAATTGCCACTGCATGGCCAACAGCTTATGATATATATAATTTAGATGATATGAAAGGTAAAAAATATTATTTCATACAACATTATGAAATATGGAGTGGAAAAAAAGAAGAAGTTGATAATACATATAAATTGCCACTTAAACAGATTGTTATAGCACAATGGTTAAAAGATTTAATGAAAAACAAATTCAAAAAAAGTAATGTTGATATAGCTTATAATGGTATAGATTTTAATGAATTTTATAACAATAGAAAGAATTTTAATAATAATATTATATCTATGATGTATAGTAGACAAGATTGGAAAGGATATAAAGAAGGATTAAAGGCTTTTGAAGGGATTAGAGATAGATATCCTAATTTAAAATTAATATTATTTGGTATGGAAAAAGGTGATGATATTCCTGATTATGCTGATTTTTATTTAAATCCTTCAAAAGAAGAATTAAGACAAATATATAGTGCCTCTGATATTTTTATATTCCCTAGTAAATTTGAGGGGTGGGGATTAACTCCCCTAGAAGCTATGGCATGTAAATGTGCTGTAGTAGGAACAAGGGTAGGATGTTTTGATGAAATAGGCATACATAGTCAAAATGTTATGCTTTCGGAACCTAATGATACAGATACTATGGAATATAATATTCAACAATTATTGGATGATAAACAACTTTTAAGAAATATATCTGAAGCAGGGTATAAAAGTGTTCTTAAATTTGACTGGAATAAAAGTGTTGAAAATTTTGAAAAAATATTAAGAAGATAG